The following proteins come from a genomic window of Castor canadensis chromosome 17, mCasCan1.hap1v2, whole genome shotgun sequence:
- the Rogdi gene encoding protein rogdi homolog isoform X2, producing MATAMAATAAERAVLEASLRFALPGSGTEGPAKQENFILGSCGTDQVKGVLTLQGDALSQADVNLKMPRNNQLLHFAFREDKQWKLQQIQDARNHVSQAIYLLANRDESYQFKTGAEVLKLMDAVMLQLTRARNRLTTPATLTLPEIAASGLTRMFAPTLPSDLLVNVYINLNKLCLTVYQLHALQPTSTKNFRPAGGALLHSPGAMFEWGAQRLEVSHVHKVECVIPWLNDALVYFTVSLQLCQQLKDKISVFSSHWTYRPF from the exons ATGGCGACCGCGATGGCAGCGACCGCCGCGGAGCGGGCTGTGTTG GAGGCATCTCTGCGCTTCGCTCTGCCAGGCTCAGGCACCGAGGGGCCCGCCAAGCAGGAGAACTTCATCCTGGGCAGCTGTGG CACAGACCAGGTGAAGGGCGTGCTGACTCTGCAAGGGGACGCCCTCAGCCAGGCG GATGTGAACCTGAAGATGCCACGGAACAACCAgctgctgcattttgccttccgGGAGGACAAGCAGTGGAAGCTACAGCAG ATCCAGGACGCCAGGAACCATGTGAGCCAAGCCATTTACCTCCTCGCCAACCGGGACGAAAGCTACCAGTTCAAGACGGGTGCTGAGGTCCTCAAG CTCATGGACGCAGTGATGCTGCAGCTTACCAGGGCCCGCAACCGGCTCACCACCCCAGCCACCCTCACGCTGCCTGAAATTGCGGCCAGTGGCCTCACG CGGATGTTCGCCCCCACGCTGCCCTCTGACCTGCTGGTGAATGTCTACATCAACCTCAACAAGCTCTGCCTCACTGTGTACCAGCTGCACGCACTGCAGCCCACCTCCACCAAG AACTTCCGCCCGGCTGGAGGCGCGCTGCTGCACAGCCCTGGAGCCATGTT CGAGTGGGGCGCACAGCGGCTGGAGGTGAGCCACGTGCACAAGGTGGAGTGCGTGATCCCCTGGCTCAACGACGCCCTGGTGTACTTCACAGTCTCCCTGCAGCTCTGCCAGCAGCTCAAGGACAAG ATCTCAGTGTTCTCCAGCCACTGGACCTACAGACCCTTCTGA
- the Glyr1 gene encoding cytokine-like nuclear factor N-PAC isoform X5, protein MIKINKGKRFQQAVDAVEEFLRRAKGKDQTSSHTSADDKNRRNSSEERSRPNSGDEKRKLSLSEGKVKKNMGEGKKRVTSGSAERGTKCSLKRAQEQSPRKRGRPPKDEKDLTIPESSTVKGMMAGPMATFKWQPTASEPVKDADPHFHHFLLSQTEKPAVCYQAITKKLKICEEETGSTSIQAADSTAVNGSITPTDKKIGFLGLGLMGSGIVSNLLKMGHTVTVWNRTAEKCDLFIQEGARLGRTPAEVVSTCDITFACVSDPKAAKDLVLGPSGVLQGIRPGKCYVDMSTVDADTVTELAQVIVSRGGRFLEAPVSGNQQLSNDGMLVILAAGDRGLYEDCSSCFQAMGKTSFFLGEVGNAAKMMLIVNMVQGSFMATIAEGLTLAQVTGQSQQTLLDILNQGQLASIFLDQKCQNILQGNFKPDFYLKYIQKDLRLAIALGDAVNHPTPMAAAANEVYKRAKALDQSDNDMSAVYRAYIH, encoded by the exons ACATCATCCCACACTTCTGCTGATGACAAGAATCGGCGTAATTCCAGTGAGGAGAGAAGTAGGCCAAACTCAGGTGATGAGAAGCGCAAGCTTAGCCTGTCTGAAGGGAAGGTGAAGAAGAAcatgggagaaggaaagaagagggtgaCTTCAGGCTCTGCAGAGAGAGGCACCAAATGCTCTCTGAAAAGAGCCCAAGAGCAAAGTCCCCGGAAGCGGGGTCGGCCCCCAAAGGACGAGAAG GACCTCACTATTCCTGAGTCCAGTACCGTGAAGGGGATGATGGCTGGGCCAATGGCCACGTTCAAATGGCAGCCAACAGCGAGTGAG CCAGTCAAAGATGCAGATCCTCATTTCCATCATTTCCTGCTGAGCCAAACAGAGAAG CCAGCTGTCTGTTACCAGGCAATCACAAAGAAGTTGAAAATATGTGAAGAG GAAACTGGTTCCACTTCCATCCAGGCAGCGGACAGCACAGCTGTGAATGGCAGCATCACACCCACAGATAAAAA GATAGGATTTTTGGGTCTTGGCCTCATGGGAAGTGGCATCGTCTCCAACTTGCTAAAAATGGGTCACACAGTGACTGTCTGGAACCGGACTGCAGAGAAA TGTGATTTGTTCATCCAGGAGGGGGCCCGCCTAGGAAGAACCCCCGCTGAAGTCGTTTCAACGTGTGACATCACTTTTGCCTGTGTGTCGGATCCAAAGGCAGCCAAGGAC CTGGTACTGGGCCCCAGTGGTGTGCTGCAAGGGATCCGCCCCGGGAAGTGCTATGTGGACATGTCAACGGTGGATGCTGACACAGTCACCGAGCTGGCACAG GTGATTGTGTCCAGGGGCGGCCGATTCCTGGAAGCCCCAGTCTCAGGGAATCAGCAGCTGTCTAATGACGGGATGTTGGTGATCTTAGCAGCCGGGGACAGGGGCTTGTACGAGGACTGCAGCAGCTGCTTCCAGGCAATGGGAAAGACCTCCTTCTTTCTAG GCGAGGTCGGCAACGCAGCCAAGATGATGCTGATCGTGAACATGGTCCAGGGGAGCTTCATGGCCACCATCGCCGAGGGGCTGACCCTGGCCCAGGTGACAGGCCAGTCACAGCAGACACTCTTGGACATCCTCAATCAGGGACAGTTGGCCAGCATCTTCCTGGACCAGAAGTGCCAAA ATATCCTGCAAGGGAACTTTAAGCCTGATTTCTACCTGAAGTACATCCAAAAGGATCTCCGCCTGGCCATTGCGCTGGGCGATGCCGTCAACCACCCGACTCCCATGGCAGCCGCAGCCAATGAG GTGTACAAAAGAGCCAAGGCACTGGACCAGTCTGACAATGACATGTCGGCCGTGTACCGAGCCTACATACACTAA
- the Smim22 gene encoding small integral membrane protein 22 isoform X1, with amino-acid sequence MGLSTEELGYELEVTAQEVLGRLKSRHLFQSQWDTAAFVVFLIFVGTVLFLLLLVIVHCCCCCCCTSPKPRKVSPPKERSMGVDNFALEP; translated from the exons ATGGGTCTGTCCACGGAGGAGCTAGGGTATGAACTGGAGGTCACGGCCCAGGAAGTGCTAGGGAGGCTGAAGAGCCGCCACCTGTTCCAGTCCCAATGGGACACTGCCGCCTTCGTGGTCTTCCTCATCTTCGTGG GCACTGTGCTATTCCTGCTGCTTCTGGTCATTgtccactgctgctgctgctgctgctgcacctCCCCCAAGCCCCGGAAGGTGAGCCCCCCGAAG GAAAGGTCCATGGGAGTGGATAATTTTGCCCTGGAGCCTTAA
- the Rogdi gene encoding protein rogdi homolog isoform X1 encodes MATAMAATAAERAVLEEEFRWLLHAEVHAVLRQLQDILKEASLRFALPGSGTEGPAKQENFILGSCGTDQVKGVLTLQGDALSQADVNLKMPRNNQLLHFAFREDKQWKLQQIQDARNHVSQAIYLLANRDESYQFKTGAEVLKLMDAVMLQLTRARNRLTTPATLTLPEIAASGLTRMFAPTLPSDLLVNVYINLNKLCLTVYQLHALQPTSTKNFRPAGGALLHSPGAMFEWGAQRLEVSHVHKVECVIPWLNDALVYFTVSLQLCQQLKDKISVFSSHWTYRPF; translated from the exons ATGGCGACCGCGATGGCAGCGACCGCCGCGGAGCGGGCTGTGTTG GAGGAGGAGTTCCGCTGGCTGCTGCACGCCGAGGTGCACGCCGTGCTGAGACAGCTGCAGGACATCCTCAAG GAGGCATCTCTGCGCTTCGCTCTGCCAGGCTCAGGCACCGAGGGGCCCGCCAAGCAGGAGAACTTCATCCTGGGCAGCTGTGG CACAGACCAGGTGAAGGGCGTGCTGACTCTGCAAGGGGACGCCCTCAGCCAGGCG GATGTGAACCTGAAGATGCCACGGAACAACCAgctgctgcattttgccttccgGGAGGACAAGCAGTGGAAGCTACAGCAG ATCCAGGACGCCAGGAACCATGTGAGCCAAGCCATTTACCTCCTCGCCAACCGGGACGAAAGCTACCAGTTCAAGACGGGTGCTGAGGTCCTCAAG CTCATGGACGCAGTGATGCTGCAGCTTACCAGGGCCCGCAACCGGCTCACCACCCCAGCCACCCTCACGCTGCCTGAAATTGCGGCCAGTGGCCTCACG CGGATGTTCGCCCCCACGCTGCCCTCTGACCTGCTGGTGAATGTCTACATCAACCTCAACAAGCTCTGCCTCACTGTGTACCAGCTGCACGCACTGCAGCCCACCTCCACCAAG AACTTCCGCCCGGCTGGAGGCGCGCTGCTGCACAGCCCTGGAGCCATGTT CGAGTGGGGCGCACAGCGGCTGGAGGTGAGCCACGTGCACAAGGTGGAGTGCGTGATCCCCTGGCTCAACGACGCCCTGGTGTACTTCACAGTCTCCCTGCAGCTCTGCCAGCAGCTCAAGGACAAG ATCTCAGTGTTCTCCAGCCACTGGACCTACAGACCCTTCTGA
- the Smim22 gene encoding small integral membrane protein 22 isoform X2 encodes MGLSTEELGYELEVTAQEVLGRLKSRHLFQSQWDTAAFVVFLIFVGTVLFLLLLVIVHCCCCCCCTSPKPRKERSMGVDNFALEP; translated from the exons ATGGGTCTGTCCACGGAGGAGCTAGGGTATGAACTGGAGGTCACGGCCCAGGAAGTGCTAGGGAGGCTGAAGAGCCGCCACCTGTTCCAGTCCCAATGGGACACTGCCGCCTTCGTGGTCTTCCTCATCTTCGTGG GCACTGTGCTATTCCTGCTGCTTCTGGTCATTgtccactgctgctgctgctgctgctgcacctCCCCCAAGCCCCGGAAG GAAAGGTCCATGGGAGTGGATAATTTTGCCCTGGAGCCTTAA